One stretch of Cygnus olor isolate bCygOlo1 chromosome 1, bCygOlo1.pri.v2, whole genome shotgun sequence DNA includes these proteins:
- the CEP57 gene encoding centrosomal protein of 57 kDa isoform X2, which produces MDYPTYKPFINSDLLRSPRKPVIPYPESNSRAIFSALKNLQEKIRRLELERLQAEENVKHLSRETADYKKVLSEQMQHREQDRTEVSKKNQELASQLAAAESRCSLLEKQLDYMRKMIQHAENEKTHLLEKQGSLERDRLDQSQVQSKLEKLDMLEKEYARLTTMQSIAEKKMKELEQKLQEEEHARKLVQEKAAELQTGLETNRLLIQAASPLLSPKARKPRKKTKQPEKKCSLTSHLTTQPHYRLCLGDVPFVAGKSTSPSHSVGANVQHVLHLMKQHTKALCNNRVVNDTPLAKSISTGHPASKSRKSSLPKDSSSSHEELSEVLLTLQDEFGQMSFDHQQLSKLVQEAPTVAVREDLERELETLVGKMEAKADQISKVRRHRLQLERLKRECKSKKTPAKQIKESRRPVSEVKVTTTVTTKGKGAGPIKVKPGEKSRKNLQLLRDMQSIQTSLQKDDISWDY; this is translated from the exons CaatattttctgctctgaagaaTCTCCAGGAAAAAATTCGTCGGCTGGAGTTGGAGCGGCTGCAGGCAGAAGAGAACGTCAAACACctcagcagagaaacagcagaCTACAAGAAAGTACTGAGCGAGCAAATGCAACACAGGGAGCAGGACAGAACTGAGGtgtcaaagaaaaatcaag AGCTGGCTTctcagctggcagctgctgagTCTCGGTGCAGCCTCTTAGAGAAACAGCTGGACTACATGAGAAAAATGATCCAGCACgcagaaaatgagaagacaCATCTCTTGGAGAAACAG GGCTCATTGGAGAGAGACCGGCTCGATCAGTCCCAAGTCCAGTCTAAATTGGAAAAGCTGGATATGCTGGAAAAAGAGTACGCCAGGCTTACTACCATGCAGTCCATAGCAGAG aaaaaaatgaaagagctggAACAGAAGCTTCAGGAGGAAGAACACGCAAGGAAGCTTGTTCAGGAAAAAGCAGCTGAG CTTCAGACAGGCCTGGAAACCAACAGACTGTTGATTCAAGCAGCATCACCACTGCTTTctccaaaagcaagaaaaccCAGGAAGAAAACTAAGCAGCCAGAGAAG AAATGCTCTCTCACAAGCCATCTCACTACGCAGCCCCATTACAGACTGTGTCTGGGCGATGTACCCTTTGTAGCTGGGAAG tctACTAGTCCCAGCCATTCAGTTGGCGCCAACGTGCAACACGTCCTGCACCTGATGAAGCAGCACACCAAAGCTTTGTGTAACAACCGTGTGGTAAACGACACCCCGCTAGCAAAATCCATCAGTACTGGTCATCCTGCCAGCAAGAGCAGAAAGTCATCGCTGCCAAAGGACTCTTCCTCATCCCACGAAGAACTCTCAGAGGTTCTGCTGACTTTACAGGATGAATTCGGGCAGATGAGTTT TGACCACCAGCAGCTGTCAAAGCTGGTCCAGGAAGCTCCAACCGTTGCAGTGAGGGAAGATCTGGAGAGGGAACTTGAGACACTGGTGGGGAAGATGGAGGCAAAGGCAGACCAGATCAGCAAGGTCCGGAGGCATCGGCTGCAG CTAGAGAGACTGAAGAGAGAATGCAAGTCCAAAAAGACTCCtgctaaacaaataaaagagagCAGGCGCCCCGTCAGTGAGGTTAAAGTAACAACTACAGTAACCACAAAAGGGAAGGGTGCTGGTCCCATCAAAGTGAAACCTGGAGAGAAGAGTCGGAAAAATCTTCAGTTGCTGAGAGACATGCAGAGCATACAAACCTCGCTACAGAAAGACGATATCAGCTGGGACTACTGA